The following are encoded together in the Pleurocapsa sp. FMAR1 genome:
- the fabG gene encoding 3-oxoacyl-[acyl-carrier-protein] reductase, giving the protein MELLPENLQHLKDKVALVTGASRGIGKAAAIALVGQGAKVVVNYARSSEAAEAIVQAITAAGGEAIALQADVSQAEQVDNLIKQTLDKFGRIDVLVNNAGITKDTLLLRMKPEQWQAVIDLNLTGVFLCTKAVSKTMLKQRSGRIVNIASVAGQMGNPGQANYSAAKAGVIGFTKTVAKELANRGITVNAVAPGFIETDMTQDLKSDKIIDFIPLGRYGKPEEVAGTIRFLAADPAAAYITGQVFNVDGGMVMA; this is encoded by the coding sequence ATGGAGTTATTACCAGAAAATTTACAGCATTTGAAAGATAAAGTAGCATTAGTCACGGGTGCTTCTAGGGGAATTGGTAAAGCAGCAGCGATCGCTCTAGTCGGTCAAGGCGCAAAGGTTGTGGTCAACTATGCTCGTTCAAGTGAGGCAGCAGAGGCTATAGTCCAAGCAATTACCGCAGCAGGAGGAGAAGCAATCGCATTACAGGCAGACGTTTCTCAAGCTGAACAGGTAGATAATTTAATTAAACAAACCCTTGATAAGTTTGGGCGCATTGATGTTTTGGTAAACAATGCAGGCATTACCAAAGACACTTTATTACTGAGAATGAAGCCTGAACAATGGCAGGCAGTAATTGATTTAAATCTGACTGGAGTATTTTTGTGTACCAAGGCAGTTAGTAAAACCATGCTCAAGCAGCGTAGTGGCAGAATTGTTAATATTGCTTCGGTTGCAGGACAAATGGGTAATCCTGGACAGGCAAACTACAGTGCAGCTAAGGCTGGAGTAATTGGCTTTACCAAAACCGTCGCCAAAGAGTTAGCTAATCGTGGTATCACCGTTAACGCTGTAGCACCAGGATTTATTGAGACTGACATGACCCAAGATCTTAAGTCAGATAAAATCATCGATTTTATTCCCCTTGGTCGCTATGGCAAGCCAGAAGAAGTAGCAGGCACAATCCGCTTTTTAGCAGCCGATCCCGCAGCGGCATATATTACAGGTCAAGTATTTAACGTTGATGGGGGAATGGTGATGGCTTAA
- the trxA gene encoding thioredoxin, which produces MAVKKQFSSFEDLLKGSELPVLVDFYATWCGPCQMMTPILEQVGANLRDRLQVVKIDTDKYPNLATKYQIEALPTLVLFKDGQPAERIEGVLQAQQLIQHLDTLV; this is translated from the coding sequence ATGGCAGTTAAAAAACAATTCTCCAGTTTTGAAGATCTATTGAAAGGTTCAGAGCTTCCTGTTTTAGTAGATTTTTACGCAACTTGGTGTGGTCCTTGTCAGATGATGACCCCAATTTTAGAACAGGTAGGGGCTAATTTACGCGATCGCCTTCAGGTAGTCAAAATTGATACCGATAAGTATCCTAATCTGGCTACTAAGTATCAAATAGAAGCTTTACCTACTTTAGTTTTATTCAAAGATGGTCAACCCGCAGAGAGAATAGAAGGCGTGTTGCAAGCGCAACAGTTGATTCAGCATTTAGATACTTTGGTTTAA